A part of Streptomyces sp. DSM 40750 genomic DNA contains:
- a CDS encoding serine hydrolase domain-containing protein: MPPTPSSRPHTRTRTRPRSRLRLSLVALLGASCLGGLLTAPAAGAASDGGSEGALRRQLEELVSTPGGPPGVIVVLQRGDTQHVVRAGVADLESGRPIETTDHMRIASTAKAFTGAVALRLVQRGALDLDSTIGRTLPQLPRAWRSVTLRQLLNHTSGLPDYSEDPEFLELLLADPRRTFDPRRLLDFVADEPLRFRPGSQYQYSNSDNIAVALMAEAATHRPYEELLSRIVYQPLGLHDTSLPLGYEMPEPYMHGYAVEPPEPPEDVSEVLSASGVWASGGIVSTPHDMTRFIRAYAAGKLTSEEVLREQRRWIEGASEPAGPGRNTAGLGIFHYSTRCGVVLGHTGNFPGYTQLIAATPDGRKSLTFSLTTQVNRTNNPELVEKLRAIEENAVCTLLRRDRG; this comes from the coding sequence ATGCCGCCCACGCCCTCTTCCCGCCCGCACACGCGTACCCGTACCCGTCCTCGCTCCCGCCTCCGTCTGTCCCTCGTCGCCCTGCTCGGCGCCTCCTGCCTCGGCGGCCTGCTCACCGCTCCGGCGGCGGGTGCCGCTTCCGACGGCGGGAGCGAGGGGGCCCTGCGACGGCAGCTCGAAGAGCTGGTCAGCACCCCCGGAGGGCCGCCGGGTGTGATCGTCGTACTGCAACGGGGGGACACGCAGCATGTCGTACGGGCTGGTGTCGCCGATCTGGAGAGCGGTCGGCCGATCGAGACCACCGACCACATGCGGATCGCCAGTACGGCGAAGGCGTTCACCGGTGCCGTGGCGCTGCGTCTGGTGCAGCGGGGTGCGCTCGACCTCGACAGCACCATCGGCCGCACGCTGCCCCAGCTGCCGCGCGCATGGCGGTCGGTCACCCTCCGGCAGTTGCTGAACCACACCAGCGGGCTGCCCGACTACTCCGAGGACCCGGAGTTCCTGGAACTGCTGCTCGCGGATCCGCGCCGCACGTTCGACCCGCGCCGGCTGCTGGACTTCGTGGCGGACGAGCCGCTCCGCTTCCGTCCGGGCTCCCAGTACCAGTACTCCAACTCCGACAACATCGCCGTCGCGCTGATGGCGGAGGCGGCGACCCACAGGCCGTACGAGGAGTTGCTGAGCCGGATCGTCTACCAGCCGCTCGGTCTGCACGACACCAGCCTCCCCCTGGGCTACGAGATGCCGGAGCCGTACATGCACGGGTACGCCGTCGAGCCGCCCGAGCCGCCGGAGGACGTCAGCGAAGTGCTCAGCGCGTCCGGTGTGTGGGCCTCGGGCGGGATCGTCTCCACTCCGCATGACATGACGCGGTTCATTCGCGCCTACGCCGCCGGAAAGCTGACGTCGGAGGAGGTTCTGCGCGAGCAGCGCCGCTGGATCGAGGGGGCGTCCGAACCGGCCGGCCCCGGCCGCAACACGGCGGGACTCGGCATCTTCCACTACAGCACCCGCTGCGGGGTGGTGTTGGGGCACACCGGGAACTTCCCCGGCTACACGCAGCTGATCGCCGCGACACCCGACGGCCGGAAGTCCCTCACCTTCTCGCTCACCACCCAGGTGAACAGGACGAACAATCCGGAGCTCGTGGAGAAGCTCCGCGCGATCGAGGAGAACGCGGTCTGCACGCTGCTCCGCCGAGACAGAGGCTGA
- a CDS encoding DUF4291 domain-containing protein, which translates to MTEPKFRVRARHTADTVTVYQAYRPEIGGPAARGGRFPAAWKRDRMTWIKPSFLWMMYRCGWGLKEGQETVLAVEIGRDGFEWALRNSCLSHYVPELHESQTAWQRELRRSPARVQWDPERDLRLNPLPYRSLQLGLAGEAAARYADEWIVGIEDVTPLATEVHRLVRAGDLDAAAGLLPEERPYPVADELLAHLRR; encoded by the coding sequence GTGACGGAACCCAAGTTCCGTGTCCGTGCCCGCCATACCGCCGACACGGTGACCGTCTACCAGGCGTACCGCCCGGAGATCGGCGGCCCGGCCGCGCGCGGCGGGAGGTTCCCGGCCGCGTGGAAGCGGGACCGGATGACCTGGATCAAGCCGTCCTTCCTGTGGATGATGTACCGCTGCGGCTGGGGCCTGAAGGAGGGCCAGGAGACGGTGCTGGCCGTCGAGATCGGCCGCGACGGCTTCGAGTGGGCCCTGCGCAACTCCTGCCTCTCGCACTACGTACCGGAGTTGCACGAGAGCCAGACCGCCTGGCAGCGGGAGCTGCGGCGATCGCCCGCTCGGGTGCAGTGGGACCCCGAGCGCGACCTGCGGCTGAACCCGCTGCCGTACCGCTCGTTGCAGTTGGGCCTGGCGGGTGAGGCGGCCGCTCGGTACGCGGACGAGTGGATCGTCGGCATCGAGGACGTGACGCCGCTCGCCACGGAGGTCCACCGCCTCGTACGGGCGGGTGACCTGGACGCGGCGGCCGGGCTGCTGCCCGAGGAGCGGCCGTATCCCGTCGCGGACGAACTGCTGGCCCATCTGCGCCGCTGA
- a CDS encoding nuclear transport factor 2 family protein, protein MTQRVELATVMDRLAVDGLITEYAVAVDDGDWTAYRELFAPDGRADYRSAGGIEGDAVQVAGWLARSMELFPMRQHLIVNRRVRFGYLEQDTGDTAQVQADYINPMRFAGHDGGSTAPDLVCGGRYAFALIRTPDGWRLREVVVQEKWRRAPEGLTPDQHPSPA, encoded by the coding sequence ATGACGCAGCGCGTAGAGCTCGCGACCGTGATGGACCGACTCGCCGTCGACGGCCTGATCACCGAGTACGCGGTGGCGGTGGACGACGGCGACTGGACGGCTTACCGGGAACTGTTCGCACCGGACGGCCGCGCGGACTACCGCTCGGCAGGGGGCATCGAGGGGGACGCCGTGCAGGTCGCCGGGTGGCTGGCGCGGAGCATGGAGCTCTTCCCGATGCGGCAGCATCTGATCGTCAACCGGCGGGTGCGGTTCGGCTACCTCGAGCAGGACACCGGTGACACCGCCCAGGTCCAGGCGGACTACATCAACCCGATGCGCTTCGCCGGACACGACGGCGGATCCACCGCCCCCGACCTCGTCTGCGGCGGCCGCTACGCCTTCGCCCTGATCCGCACACCCGACGGCTGGCGCCTCCGCGAGGTCGTCGTCCAGGAAAAATGGCGCCGCGCCCCGGAGGGTCTCACCCCCGACCAGCATCCCTCCCCGGCCTGA
- the lnt gene encoding apolipoprotein N-acyltransferase encodes MRTSDWLASPWRRRVAVVMAGGLPVLAFPAPGLWWFAYGALVPWILLIRRAPTGRRAAYDGWLGGFGFMLAMHHWLLPNLHVFTFVIAGLLGALWAPWAWLVRRFLAGTPSSGRIAAALLVVPSGWLAIELVRSWQGLGGPWGLLGSSQWQVEPALRLASVGGVWLIGFLVVAVNVAVTVLVSVRRSRAPALAGVVAAAIATSAVWLWSPRPDVRGEVRIAVVQPGVTDGPDNRFAREEALTRRLAGQDLDLIVWGESSVGYDLADRTDLADRIAALARETDTNILVNVDARRSDRPGIYKSSVLVGPDGPTGDRYDKMRLVPFGEYIPARSLLGWATSVGEAAGEDRRQGTAQVVFDSGKGLRIGPMVCFESAFPDMSRHLVEDGAELLLAQSATSTFQQSWAPEQHASLAALRAAETGRPMAHATLTGVSAVYGPDGERVGSRLSTDESTTAVYEVPLAGGTTPYVRFGDWPVHAALLVLVVCGAFEGVRAVRLRRRTGPPPPAPPARTAHGSPARPAR; translated from the coding sequence ATGAGGACGTCGGACTGGCTCGCCTCCCCATGGCGGCGGCGGGTGGCCGTCGTCATGGCCGGCGGTCTGCCTGTGCTCGCGTTCCCGGCGCCGGGCCTGTGGTGGTTCGCGTACGGGGCGCTGGTGCCCTGGATACTGCTGATCCGCAGGGCTCCGACCGGCCGCCGGGCGGCGTACGACGGCTGGCTCGGCGGTTTCGGCTTCATGCTGGCCATGCACCACTGGCTGCTGCCGAACCTGCATGTGTTCACCTTCGTCATCGCCGGCCTGCTGGGCGCGCTGTGGGCGCCCTGGGCCTGGCTGGTGCGCCGGTTCCTGGCCGGCACGCCCTCGTCCGGGCGGATCGCCGCCGCCCTGCTGGTCGTGCCGTCGGGCTGGCTGGCCATCGAACTCGTGCGCTCCTGGCAGGGGCTCGGCGGCCCATGGGGGCTGCTGGGGTCCAGCCAGTGGCAGGTGGAGCCCGCGCTGCGGCTGGCCTCGGTCGGCGGTGTCTGGCTGATCGGCTTCCTGGTGGTGGCCGTCAATGTGGCGGTCACCGTGCTGGTCTCGGTACGCCGGTCCCGGGCGCCGGCGCTCGCCGGTGTCGTCGCGGCGGCCATCGCGACCTCGGCGGTGTGGCTGTGGTCGCCGCGACCCGACGTCCGGGGCGAGGTGCGGATCGCCGTCGTACAGCCCGGTGTGACCGACGGTCCCGACAACCGGTTCGCCCGCGAGGAGGCGCTCACCCGCCGGCTCGCGGGGCAGGACCTGGACCTGATCGTCTGGGGCGAGAGCAGCGTCGGCTACGACCTGGCCGACCGGACCGACCTCGCCGACCGTATCGCCGCGCTGGCCCGCGAGACGGACACGAACATCCTGGTGAACGTCGACGCCCGCCGCTCCGACCGTCCCGGCATCTACAAGAGTTCCGTGCTCGTCGGCCCCGACGGCCCGACCGGTGACCGCTACGACAAGATGCGTCTGGTCCCCTTCGGCGAGTACATCCCCGCGCGTTCGCTGCTCGGCTGGGCCACCTCGGTCGGTGAGGCGGCCGGCGAGGACCGCAGGCAGGGCACCGCGCAGGTCGTGTTCGACTCCGGGAAGGGACTGCGGATCGGCCCGATGGTCTGCTTCGAGTCCGCGTTCCCGGACATGAGCCGTCATCTCGTCGAGGACGGTGCCGAGTTGCTGCTCGCGCAGTCGGCGACCTCGACGTTCCAACAGAGCTGGGCGCCCGAGCAGCACGCCTCGCTGGCCGCGCTGCGGGCCGCCGAGACCGGCCGCCCGATGGCCCACGCGACGCTCACCGGCGTCTCGGCGGTGTACGGCCCGGACGGCGAGCGCGTCGGCTCCCGGCTCAGCACGGACGAGAGCACGACGGCGGTGTACGAGGTGCCGCTGGCGGGCGGTACGACGCCGTACGTCCGCTTCGGCGACTGGCCGGTGCACGCGGCGCTGCTGGTGCTGGTCGTATGCGGTGCCTTCGAGGGCGTACGGGCCGTGCGGCTCAGGCGGCGGACCGGTCCTCCACCGCCCGCACCACCCGCTCGCACAGCTCATGGGTCGCCAGCGCGTCCCGCGCGCTGA
- a CDS encoding Gfo/Idh/MocA family protein, translating to MKVGCIGLGDIARKAYLPVLGTRAGLELHLQTRTPATLTRVADSLHLPPGQRHTDLDALLAQDLDAAFVHAPTGAHPEIVQRLLEADVPTYVDKPLAYQLADSERLVRLAEERNVGLAVGFNRRYAPGYAQCADHPRELILMQKNRIGLPELPRTMILDDFIHVVDTLRFLVPGEIEDMTVRARTEDGLLHHVVLQLSGAGFTALGVMNRLSGSAEEILEVSGQDTKRQVVNLAEVVDHKGQPSIRRRGDWVPVARQRGIEQAVLVFLDAVRAGKVLSARDALATHELCERVVRAVEDRSAA from the coding sequence GTGAAGGTCGGCTGCATCGGACTCGGCGACATCGCGCGGAAGGCGTATCTGCCGGTGCTCGGCACCCGAGCGGGGCTCGAACTCCATCTGCAGACGCGGACTCCCGCCACCCTCACCCGCGTCGCCGACAGCCTCCACCTCCCCCCGGGACAGCGGCACACCGACCTCGACGCGCTGCTCGCGCAGGACCTCGACGCGGCCTTCGTGCACGCGCCCACCGGGGCCCACCCCGAGATCGTCCAGCGGCTGCTGGAGGCGGACGTGCCGACGTACGTCGACAAGCCGCTCGCGTACCAACTCGCGGACTCCGAACGGCTCGTACGGCTCGCGGAGGAGCGGAACGTCGGCCTCGCCGTGGGCTTCAACCGGCGGTACGCGCCCGGATACGCGCAGTGCGCCGACCATCCGCGCGAGCTGATCCTCATGCAGAAGAACCGCATCGGCCTGCCCGAACTGCCGCGCACGATGATCCTCGACGACTTCATCCATGTCGTGGACACCCTGCGGTTCCTGGTGCCGGGGGAGATCGAGGACATGACCGTGCGCGCCCGGACCGAGGACGGGCTGCTGCACCACGTCGTGCTGCAGCTCTCCGGGGCCGGCTTCACCGCGCTCGGCGTCATGAACCGGCTCAGCGGCTCGGCGGAGGAGATCCTGGAGGTCTCCGGGCAGGACACCAAGCGGCAGGTCGTGAACCTCGCCGAGGTCGTCGACCACAAGGGGCAGCCGTCCATAAGGCGGCGCGGCGACTGGGTGCCGGTGGCCCGGCAGCGCGGCATCGAGCAGGCGGTGCTCGTCTTCCTCGACGCCGTGCGCGCGGGCAAGGTGCTCAGCGCGCGGGACGCGCTGGCGACCCATGAGCTGTGCGAGCGGGTGGTGCGGGCGGTGGAGGACCGGTCCGCCGCCTGA
- a CDS encoding DinB family protein gives MTTRRTEPSVTADERTMLEGWLDYHRETLAIKCEGLDDARLRTASVPPSELSLLGLVRHMAEVERIWFRKVLVDDDQGPIYFSEEDPDGEFHLTEEDTWEEAYATWQAEIALARRNAEGFALDDISKAVHRRSGEAPSLRWIYTHMIEEYARHNGHADLIRERIDGATGY, from the coding sequence ATGACTACCCGGCGCACCGAACCCTCCGTCACGGCCGATGAACGGACCATGCTCGAAGGCTGGCTCGACTATCACCGCGAGACCCTCGCGATCAAGTGCGAGGGCCTGGACGACGCCCGGTTGCGGACCGCGTCGGTGCCGCCCTCGGAGCTGTCCCTGCTGGGGCTCGTACGGCACATGGCGGAGGTCGAGCGCATCTGGTTCCGCAAGGTGCTGGTGGACGACGACCAGGGGCCGATCTACTTCAGCGAGGAGGACCCGGACGGCGAGTTCCACCTCACCGAGGAGGACACCTGGGAGGAGGCGTACGCCACCTGGCAGGCGGAGATCGCTCTCGCCCGGCGCAACGCGGAGGGCTTCGCCCTGGACGACATCAGCAAGGCCGTGCACCGGCGCTCGGGCGAGGCGCCGAGCCTGCGGTGGATCTACACGCACATGATCGAGGAGTACGCGCGGCACAACGGGCACGCGGACCTCATCCGGGAGCGGATCGACGGGGCCACCGGGTACTGA
- a CDS encoding uracil-DNA glycosylase — MTDIAMLPESWRGVLGDELQQPYFKELTEFVEEERAKGPVHPPREQVFAALDATPYESVKVLILGQDPYHGEGQGHGLCFSVRPGVKTPPSLRNIYKEMQAELGTPIPDNGYLMPWAEQGVLLLNAVLTVRSGEANSHKGKGWEKFTDAVIRAVADRPDPAVFVLWGNYAQKKLPLIDEERHAVVKGAHPSPLSAKKFFGSQPFTQINEAVAQQGHEAIDWTIPNLG; from the coding sequence GTGACCGACATCGCCATGCTGCCCGAGTCCTGGCGCGGGGTCCTGGGGGACGAGCTTCAGCAGCCCTACTTCAAGGAACTCACCGAGTTCGTCGAGGAGGAGCGTGCCAAGGGTCCCGTCCATCCTCCGCGCGAGCAGGTCTTCGCCGCCCTCGACGCCACGCCGTACGAGAGCGTGAAGGTCCTGATCCTCGGCCAGGACCCGTACCACGGCGAGGGCCAGGGTCACGGTCTGTGCTTCTCCGTGCGGCCCGGTGTGAAGACCCCGCCGTCCCTGCGCAACATCTACAAGGAGATGCAGGCCGAGCTGGGCACCCCGATCCCGGACAACGGCTATCTGATGCCGTGGGCCGAGCAGGGCGTGCTGCTGCTCAACGCGGTCCTCACGGTCCGCTCCGGTGAGGCCAACTCGCACAAGGGCAAGGGCTGGGAGAAGTTCACCGACGCCGTGATCCGCGCGGTCGCCGACCGTCCCGACCCGGCGGTCTTCGTGCTGTGGGGCAACTACGCGCAGAAGAAGCTCCCGCTGATCGACGAGGAGCGCCACGCGGTGGTCAAGGGCGCGCACCCCTCGCCGCTGTCCGCCAAGAAGTTCTTCGGCTCCCAGCCGTTCACGCAGATCAACGAGGCCGTCGCCCAGCAGGGCCACGAGGCGATCGACTGGACGATCCCGAACCTCGGCTGA
- a CDS encoding ABC transporter substrate-binding protein, translated as MFNRNRFLPPLAVIASISMVTGCGVFSSDASEDADPIIVGTTSAPSTLDPAAAWDSSWELMRNVYQPLLGYSPGGTEPEPDAAESCEFTDTSSTVYTCTLREGLKFSDGHALDAKAVKHSFDRIKKINVNGGPAGLLSTLSRVQTKGDREVVFHLSQPDATFPLVLTTPAMSIVDPEEYPADKLREDGDIAGSGPYTLSSYEDGEKAELVRNENYKGLAELKNSAVTIRYFQQSDELVKALKDKEISVIYRGLGASDIVDIQANHDEAGLQIVESPTTEISYLVFNPAKNTWTKNPAVRKAVAQVLDRPALAHNIYKDTVEPLYSMIPRGLVGHTTGFFDDFGNPSATKAKAILTEAGITETVPLTLWYTTDRYGSQTKPAFEELKRQLEASGLFKVTLESRPWKTYSEGYRKGEYPVFGRGWNPDFNDADNFIAPFVGKQNALGTPYDAPEITDELLPASRAESDRGAVSEEFEEAQQILVDDARLIPLWQGKAYTAANVEIAGLENVIDPATMMLMWQLSWKTSW; from the coding sequence GTGTTCAACCGGAACCGATTTTTGCCGCCACTCGCGGTGATCGCGTCCATATCCATGGTGACCGGGTGTGGTGTGTTCTCCTCGGATGCCTCCGAAGACGCGGACCCGATCATCGTGGGGACGACCAGCGCGCCGAGCACCCTGGACCCGGCTGCGGCCTGGGACAGCTCCTGGGAGCTGATGCGTAACGTCTACCAGCCCCTTCTGGGCTACTCGCCCGGGGGGACCGAACCCGAACCCGACGCCGCCGAGAGCTGCGAGTTCACGGACACCTCCAGCACCGTGTACACGTGCACGCTGCGCGAGGGTCTGAAGTTCTCCGACGGGCACGCGCTGGACGCCAAAGCTGTCAAGCACTCGTTCGACCGGATCAAGAAGATCAACGTCAACGGTGGCCCCGCGGGCCTGCTGAGCACCCTCTCCCGGGTGCAGACGAAGGGCGACCGCGAGGTCGTCTTCCACCTCAGCCAGCCCGACGCGACCTTCCCCCTGGTGCTCACCACGCCCGCCATGTCGATCGTCGACCCCGAGGAGTACCCCGCGGACAAGCTCCGCGAGGACGGGGACATCGCCGGCTCGGGTCCCTACACGCTCTCCTCCTACGAAGACGGCGAAAAGGCCGAGCTGGTCCGCAACGAGAACTACAAGGGCCTGGCGGAGCTCAAGAACTCCGCGGTGACCATCCGGTACTTCCAGCAGTCGGACGAGCTGGTCAAGGCCCTGAAGGACAAGGAGATCTCGGTCATCTACCGGGGCCTCGGCGCCTCGGACATCGTGGACATCCAGGCCAACCACGACGAGGCGGGGCTCCAGATCGTGGAGAGCCCCACCACCGAGATCAGCTACCTGGTGTTCAACCCCGCCAAGAACACCTGGACCAAGAACCCCGCGGTTCGCAAGGCGGTCGCCCAGGTCCTCGACCGCCCGGCGCTCGCCCACAACATCTACAAGGACACCGTCGAGCCGCTGTACTCCATGATCCCCAGGGGTCTGGTGGGCCACACGACGGGCTTCTTCGACGACTTCGGCAACCCCAGCGCGACCAAGGCGAAAGCCATCCTCACCGAGGCGGGCATCACCGAAACGGTTCCTCTCACGCTCTGGTACACCACGGACCGTTACGGCTCCCAGACCAAGCCGGCCTTCGAGGAGCTGAAGCGGCAGCTGGAGGCGTCCGGTCTCTTCAAGGTCACGCTGGAGAGCCGCCCCTGGAAGACCTACTCGGAGGGCTACCGGAAGGGCGAGTACCCCGTCTTCGGGCGTGGCTGGAACCCCGACTTCAACGACGCCGACAACTTCATCGCCCCCTTCGTGGGCAAGCAGAACGCGCTCGGCACCCCGTACGACGCCCCCGAGATCACCGACGAGCTGCTGCCGGCGTCGCGTGCGGAGAGCGACCGCGGGGCCGTGTCCGAGGAGTTCGAGGAGGCCCAGCAGATCCTCGTGGACGACGCGCGGCTGATCCCGCTGTGGCAGGGCAAGGCGTACACGGCCGCGAACGTGGAGATCGCCGGTCTGGAGAACGTCATCGACCCCGCGACGATGATGCTCATGTGGCAGCTGTCCTGGAAGACCAGCTGGTAA
- a CDS encoding SDR family oxidoreductase, whose amino-acid sequence MTSVELPELSGKVALITGASRGIGYGIAEALVARGDRVCITGRNEDALKEAVEQLGADRVIGVAGKAHDEAHQALAVERTMEAFGRVDFLVNNAGTNPVFGPIADLDLNVARKVFETNVVSALGFAQKTWHAWQKDNGGAIVNIASVAGVSASPFIGAYGISKAAMINLTLQLAHEYAPKVRANAIAPAVVKTKFAQALYEGREAEAAASYPLGRLGVPSDIGGAAAFLTSEQSDWITGQTLVVDGGIFLNAGVG is encoded by the coding sequence ATGACTTCGGTGGAACTCCCCGAGCTTTCGGGCAAGGTCGCCCTCATCACGGGCGCCAGCCGCGGCATCGGCTACGGCATCGCCGAGGCCCTCGTCGCGCGCGGCGACCGGGTGTGCATCACGGGCCGCAACGAGGACGCCCTCAAGGAGGCCGTCGAGCAGCTCGGCGCCGACCGCGTCATCGGCGTCGCGGGCAAGGCCCACGACGAGGCCCACCAGGCGCTCGCCGTCGAGCGCACGATGGAGGCCTTCGGCCGCGTCGACTTCCTGGTCAACAACGCCGGTACGAATCCGGTGTTCGGCCCGATCGCCGACCTCGACCTGAACGTGGCCCGCAAGGTGTTCGAGACCAACGTCGTCTCGGCCCTCGGCTTCGCCCAGAAGACCTGGCACGCCTGGCAGAAGGACAACGGCGGCGCGATCGTCAACATCGCCTCCGTCGCCGGTGTCTCCGCCTCGCCCTTCATCGGCGCGTACGGCATCAGCAAGGCCGCCATGATCAACCTGACCCTGCAGCTGGCGCACGAGTACGCGCCGAAGGTGCGGGCCAACGCGATCGCGCCCGCCGTGGTGAAGACCAAGTTCGCCCAGGCCCTGTACGAGGGCCGGGAGGCGGAGGCGGCGGCGTCCTACCCGCTCGGCCGGCTCGGCGTGCCCTCCGACATCGGCGGCGCCGCCGCGTTCCTCACCTCCGAGCAGTCCGACTGGATCACCGGCCAGACGCTCGTCGTCGACGGCGGTATCTTCCTCAACGCCGGGGTCGGCTGA
- the fabG gene encoding 3-oxoacyl-ACP reductase FabG, which translates to MSTTEQRVAVVTGGARGIGAATAVRLAAEGRAVAVIDLDEAACKDTVEKITAAGGKALAVGCDVSDEAQVEAAVTRIAEELGAPTILVNNAGVLRDNLLFKMSASDWDTVMNVHLRGAFMMAKAVQKYMVEAKFGRIVNLSSSSALGNRGQANYSAAKAGLQGFTKTLAIELGKFGVTANAVAPGFIVTDMTAATAARVGMGFEEFQAAAATQIPVQRVGRPEDIAGAIAYFTGEDAGFVSGQVLYVAGGPLN; encoded by the coding sequence ATGTCCACCACTGAGCAGCGTGTCGCCGTGGTCACGGGTGGCGCGCGCGGCATCGGCGCCGCGACCGCCGTACGACTGGCCGCCGAGGGGCGGGCCGTCGCGGTGATCGACCTCGACGAGGCCGCGTGCAAGGACACCGTGGAGAAGATCACCGCCGCCGGCGGCAAGGCGCTCGCGGTCGGCTGCGACGTCTCCGACGAGGCCCAGGTCGAAGCCGCCGTCACCCGGATCGCCGAGGAGCTGGGCGCCCCGACCATCCTGGTGAACAACGCGGGCGTGCTCCGCGACAACCTGCTGTTCAAGATGAGCGCGTCCGACTGGGACACGGTCATGAACGTGCACCTGCGCGGCGCCTTCATGATGGCCAAGGCCGTCCAGAAGTACATGGTCGAGGCCAAGTTCGGCCGGATCGTCAACCTGTCCTCGTCCTCGGCGCTCGGCAACCGCGGCCAGGCCAACTACTCCGCCGCCAAGGCCGGTCTGCAGGGCTTCACCAAGACCCTCGCCATCGAGCTCGGCAAGTTCGGCGTCACCGCCAACGCCGTCGCGCCCGGCTTCATCGTCACCGACATGACCGCCGCCACCGCAGCCCGGGTCGGCATGGGCTTCGAGGAGTTCCAGGCAGCGGCCGCGACCCAGATCCCCGTGCAGCGCGTGGGCCGGCCGGAGGACATCGCCGGCGCCATCGCCTACTTCACGGGCGAGGACGCCGGATTCGTCTCCGGCCAGGTGCTGTACGTCGCCGGCGGACCGCTCAACTAA